The sequence gaacgattttgcttcttacaattatatctatcatgaactttgcccattagtaacagagaactatatttggtaaaaatttacataaatttaccaaattaatgaaaattgttaaaaattgactataaagggcaataactccttaaggggtcaattgaccatttaggtcatgttgacttatttgtagatcttactttgctgaacattattgctgtttacagtttatcgctatctataatagtattcaagataaccaaaaacggcaaaatttctttaaaaattaccaattggagggcagcaacccgacaaccagttgtccaattcatctgaaaaattcagggcagatagatattgacttgattaacaatttaacttcttgtcagatttgctctaaatgctttggtttttgagttataagccaaaaactgcattttacccctatgttctatttttagccgtggcggccatcttggttgaatggccaggtcattggacacatttttcaaactagataccccaaagatgattgtggcctagtagtttcagtggagattttgtaaaagttaacttagatttatgaaaaatggttaaagattgactataaagggcaataactcctaaaggggtcaactgaccattttggtcatgttgacttatttgtagatcttactttgctgaacattattgctgtttacaatttatctctatctataataatattcaagataataaccaaaaacagcaaaatttcctcaaaattacaatttcaggggcagcaacccaacaaccgattgaccgattcatctgaaaatttcagggcagatagttcttgacctgataaacatttttatcccatgtcagatttcctcaaaatgctttggtttttgagttataagccaaaaactgcatttaacccctttgttctatttttagcgttggcggccatcttggttggttgaccaggtcacgccacacattttttaaactagataccccaaagatgattgtggccaagtagtttcagaggagaagatttttgtaaaagattactttaatttacgaaaaatggttaaaaattgactataaagggccataactcctaaacgggtcaactgaccattttggtcatgttgacttatttgtagatcttactttgctgaacattattgctgtttacagtttatctctatctataataatattcaagataataaccaaaaacagcaaaatttcttcaaaattaccaattcaggggcagcaacccaacaaccgattgaccgattcatctgaaaattttagggcagatagatcttgacctgataaacatttttatccctgtcagatttcctcaaaatgctttggtttttgagttataagccaaaaactgcattttacccctttgttctatttttagccgtggcggccatcttggttggttgaccaggtcacgccacacattttttcaactagataccccaaagatgattgtggccaagtttggattaatttggcaaagtagtttcagaggagaagatttttgtaaaagattactttaattaacgaaaaatggttaaaaattgactataaagggcaataactcctaaaggggtcaactgaccattttggtcatgttgacttatttgtagatcttactttgctgaacattattgctgtttacagtttatctctaactataataatattcaagataataaccaaaatcagcaaaatttcttcaaaattaccaattcaggggcagcaacccaacaaccgattgaccgattcatctgaaaatttcagggcagatagatcttgacctgataaacatttttaccccttgtcagatttgctctaaatgctttggtttttgagttataagccaaaaactgcattttacccctatgttccatttttagccgtggcggccatcttggttggttgactgggtcacgccacacattttttaaactagataccccaatgatgattgtggccaagtttggtttgatttggcccagtagtttcagaggagaagatttttgtaaaagttaacgacgacggacgacgacgacgacggacgacgacggacgccggatgccaagtgatgagaaaagctcacttggcccttcgggccaggtgagctaataaaattagtaagatatataaaaattaaattaaaagaccAAGATATTAAAACATTGACTCTTACTTTGATCCACTCCAGTTATTTAGAATGCCAAAAGAGCATAAAATACCACAATACAGCTAGCACCTCattaaacatacaaataaaaatgtaaaatatataattatgtttaaataacaataatacaatTAAGACTAGTTGAATGAAACTTGTGTCTTCAGTGGCAGTCATTCTATACTTGATCATGAATAAATaaccaaataaagttgattaTAAATCATACATCATCAAATgatattacaataaaataatttttaaattcaaataaactgACCTGAGTTTAAAGAGATTCATACTATTCCCTGAAAATATGGTTCTTATTTTACTTCAATAAGaatgtaaataattattattattcaaaagCAATATTAACAATTACAAGACTGTAAAAATCCACTTAATTGAGATACATTGAAAAGGAGGTATGAAGAGCTACAACCGTTATGTGGGCCCTAAAACTATAGTTCAAATACAAGACACTTTGCTACTCCTTctgatttattataatttttcagaTAAACAAAAAGTCTTCCttttttcatgcatatttattatttatgacATCACTGCATAGCAtcataaacatgtcaaaattgacaaaattgttattaatatatacagctaaaaattttatcaaatgaaagataTCTAGAAAGATACCTAttcatatcattttctttgtatataagACATTGTGGCAGCAAATATTTTTGACCTAGACTGGTGCTCAATACAAATATTGACAAGAAGGTCCTTAAATAAGGCAATTTTCCAGTTATTGcagtttttcttaataaaaaaaacccaggacCTACAGCAAATAATAATTGACGGATTTCCGTCTTGTGAACATCTGAAGGATATtgtttatcatatgttttatattatgtgTGGGGTTTTTTAATTCTAGGGGTTAAAATAATTgcctttcatattttattttattttttctaaaaaattatCGTCATTCTTTATACCTTTTGACAAACTAAGAACATTccattccattctcaatttttctgtaaaagaaacaaaagtgaaaaaaaatacaataactaAATAATCCCATTACAGATATAATATCAAAACACCTATATTTTAATGTCATCAAGATTTGAATGAGACCCATAAAAGCCCTCCAACCATGATACAAAgagaacttttaaaataaaaatctctcGAGTCATCACTATATGAAATAACTGTTAATAAGGTCGTTGTATAAAATAGAAATGCTGGTATGGTCtgtctttgttttattgtcaGAAGAGATGACTCTCCTGGAAActtttcatatagattagaGTTGGGATCATAAAATCCTGTCAAAATTCTGAAAAGGAAAAGTaaagaaatttaattaaatagaatattgtcAATAAAACTACCTTTGTAGAAGTACTAAACATGGTTTTtcagttgatattttatagtgtgtctttatATGacttttgtttcagataagAGTGAAAGTTGGAacttattaaaatgtttgaacCTGCTGCATTTGTTTTCACCTAGCTTAACTCAGgaatcatttttgttgagcctgcaatttacagcaaaagtaggtgagacactgggttccgtggaaccctttcaatttttttttatatagaatagattgttggttttccagtttgaatggttttacacagtCATTTTTGGTTCCCTTTATaccttgctgttcggtgtgagacaaTGCTCTGTTTTGAAGACagtattttgacctataatgatttactatTTCAAATTGTGAATTGGGTGcaggagagttgtttcattggtacTCAAACCCCATCTTATTATATCTAGTTCTAATGCaatcttaaagtcataagaaaagagtaacaattgaaaaataatgcTCTTCCGATTCTTGAACCactgcatacaaacatcataaacttagtcttctgtgcacgaattcatcaattttttcgtgtaaatttcgtataatcttcaattttttttcaatcggtcagtgttgctgtgaaaatatggcaggtaattaaagttcgtgttttgaagccgaagtttaacgattgtcacctgcagctgtttgtcaacaatcgacaaaaagtCAACAAAAAGCACAGAAATTGAGCATGTGTTCatcatgtaaattcagataatagtttattttaaggacatccatgtgtattgtgatcaccggatttttacgagatgggtcacactgaggtcactttgcatacagAAAATATGTCAGTGGAATGAAGGAAGCAATTATAATAAAGtaaaattctttttaatatgaataaattaaagaattttcttcagaaaagaggatatgtacataagttttataataaaaactatccattgagttaaaaaaaacatatgcattattttttttgatttgaggtttcttataaCTTTAATGTTACAATTTATGTCATTGGCTAAAatttgccgtcaaatccacagttgaccagtcATAACTAAGGAGGGACCCCCCATTTTGAATTCTTGGATCAACAAATGTTAAGTTACTacattattattgaaattaaaacaacacctacctcgaattcgacgttttaatgtgattttatcaaaatttgaatcgAACAGGTTAcgtaataacctccagtttgtatgttttcatttgtatgacgtcacatttaGCAATGACGTCTTTGCGCCAAAACTATtcatgaagattttttttttgtatgccaaatttatacattttttcaagttctaacatattatttttttggaaatgcattagaatcgataacagtactgtagttgaaaaGATGCCAccatcaattttgatttgacggttaCAAATAAAGTTTTTCTGGCAAAGCATACatttgacggtggcaactcttcaactacagtactatTATTCCTTAATTAGAATTAAAGttctaagttttttttaaagggtgACAAGTTGAAGAGGTATAATGAACTATGTATCTTAAAAAACTAGAAACCTGAAAGTATGACTTGTTTGATAGAGATTTATTTCTCATTCCATTTGACATaattaaccagatgctccacagggcgcagctttatacgaccgcagaggttgaaccctgaacggttggggcaagtatggacacaacattcaagctggattcagctctaaatttggattgtgattaaatagttgacacagcacaggtttctgacacagaatgaatgtggtctaatgaacttttaaaaaaaaaattgcttttgagcaattcactatgctgttgaatattaatcctctcaaaaaaatgtttgaagaaattttctttttttttatgaaatctgaaatgaaaaaaattgaccccccaatttttttttcacatccccctttcccttatttcaaaactgatctcaatttaaatttctaatgaagtttgcaacaataactactcatttaaatacatcatataatattaaaatgtaaaaaagtgcttgttatcactgacaatgactgaatggtaaagattgttttaatctatcagttggtagtaaaagtgaatatacgttgtatattgtataaaacaatgatttaagttgattcaactactattctggacaaagaaagataactccaattgaaatccaattggaatttcttgctattgcacaatattgtgcaattagatatttcttgctattgtgcaatactgtgcaattgaaaatatttgctattgcacaatactgtgcaattaagatttcttgctattgcacaatactgtgcgattgaagatttcttgctattgctgaatttataactgtgcaattgaaaatttcttgctattgcacaatacttaatataaataattttggatcctgatttgcaccaacttgaaaactgggcccataataaaaaatctaagtacatgtttagattcagcatatcaaagaggcccaagaattcaatttttgttaaaaccaaacttagtttaattttggaccctttggactttaatttcgaccaattttaaaacaggacctaaaattaagaatctacatacacagttagatttggcatatcaaagaaccccaattattcaatttttgatgaaatcaaacaaagtttaattttggaccccgatttgggccaacttgaaaactgggccaataataaaaaatctaagtacatttttagattcagcataccaaagaaccccaaagattcaatttttgttaaaatcaaactaaaatttaattttggaccctttggaccttaatgtaatccaatttgaaaacgggaccaaaaattaagaatctacatacacagtttagattcggcatatcaaagaaccccaattattcaatttttgatgaaatcaaacaaggtttaattttggaccctttgggccctttattcctaaactgttgggacctaaactcccaaaatcaatcccaaccttccttttgtggtcataaacattgtgtttaaatttcattgatttctatttacctaaacttaagttattgtgtgaaaacatagaataatgcttatttgggcccttttttggcccccaattcctaaactgttggatccaaaactcccaaaatcaatcccaacctttctttagtggtcataaaccttgtgtcaacatttcatagatttctattaacttaaactaaagttatagtgcgaaaaccaagaaaatgcttatttgggccctttttggcccctaattcctaaaatgttgggaccaaaactcccaaaatcaattccaaccttccttttgtggtcataaaccttgtgttaaaatctcatagatttctattcacttttactattGTTAGAGtgcaaaaactaaaagtattcggacgacgacgccaacgtgatagcaatatatgacgaaatttttttcaaattttgcggtcgtataaaaactatttGTGTTTGAGTAACAGGTGACTTTTAAAGCAGACATTTACTGAAGTTTACCTGTCTTTCTTGgcaaactgtttatagcaccatTGTTGTAATTTGCTATCCTCAATtggtatatcttttatatttattctttcaaCATTCATATGAATTTCTGGAGATTTTCCCATCACAAAATCTGAAAAGATCAATTCTTATTTAGAGGGGATCAAGATACAATGTGCAAgcagatattttaaaagacaaacaaccaGACCAACTGATACCAAAAACATTGTATTACAAAGAGATTAGATGTATAAAATATACCATTTAACATAGTTGTCATTAATACATATACAGTACTACACACATGGCTCTCACTATGTACTGTGATTTATGTAATGTCACATCACCTGGACATGTTACAAAGAGGATCTAACATCTTTCAAATAGTCAAGCCATCTTCCCTTTCTACCAACCACTTTATGATATGGTGCTGTCACACTGCTGTGACCAAGTCAGTGAAATTCAATTCATTCAAGAAAGTTTTAGGAATAACAGTTTAAATAACTTAGACAAGATTTAATTTAGTATTTCATTGGAATTAATTTATTTGAGATAtgcttaaaatttttaattattttattttattgatatttcattCCAaagtaatataatatttttttgctttgtgTGGCCAACAGTATGTTGCAAATATAGCACAAATGAACGTCACTTTGTACAAATGTACCATAATTTAATGATGTGTAACTATGGCTTTTTATGGCTCTATCTTTCTATCAACCAGTTTATTATAATAGTATTAACAACAGATCAaaagggttaaatatttctcaaaagTTTGATATTAAAGTCTTTATAGCtactaatagttatcaaaagtaccaggattataatttagtaagccagaggcgcgtttcgtctccataagactcatcagtgacgctccaatcgaaatatttatactaAATCACCTTCACaattaatgttaaataattgtttcctttctgtgCAACCGTTACTTGTTTTTTACATCGatttgaaaagtttaatatttcCTTTTAGGTAGTAGTTTAACTTCATGTATTATACAAGGATGGAAAATATAATTTCTGAACTTtaggagtttttttttattttgacattatcAATAAGGTTTTGTGGTAGAAcctatatattcatttataatgaTTTGCTATGTCatgtaaaaacatatattatcgAAACTACCTGGCATTCCGTATGCTGGAGTTCTCTCTCTTGTTTCTGTATCATATGTGTTGCTATAAGCAATTGTGACATCATAAACAGCGGTTACATGGTCTTTTAGCTCTCTTAAACTAGATTTCAAAGCTGTTATTCTTGGTGTAAGCACATGATGTAATTCCTTAAATCCTgtcaaaatatattacaaaaaaaattgaactgctTTTAGTGCTAATAATCAAACTTGGAAATAATATGTGCTTATAATGCTAACACAACTGcacatcaaatatatttgacctaaatcacaaactttaaacaaattaatgatGCCGCTGGATACATCATGCTCACCTCTGTGTCTTAGTCAAGGAGAGAAACAAATGACTACACTGTGTGTGACTTGATAGTTTGCCAAAAGACCATCCTACTGTACCGGTACTCTTTTAGAACTGAAGGTATATGAAGAACAATATCCTGATTCTATTGACATTTTTCAGGATTAATTCTCTTATCCATCAGAATGGCATGTCCAATCTCCTTAAAATACTTAACAATAACAGAATGAAGGAGTGGTAACAGTTCTTAATAACAGGACAATCTTGTTGAAACATCAACAACAAATACTCTAGACTAACCTAAATCAAGAGCATACTTTTTGCTTTTGTCTATTACTTCAGTTAGTTCAGGATTATAACGAGTTCCTTCTGGATAAATAACTAGCCATAcctatcaaataaataataatctgcatggtaaataaaaaacaaaaagtttcatATCCAGCTTAAGCTAAATGCCATAGACAGCCTATGATGTTTGAATGAGGGACATGCTTTTTTTCAGAAACAATTGGGGTAAATTAACACAGGTCAGTGTTATTTTTTGGAAACAAGAACCAATGGATAATAACAATATCTATTTctgcaaattttgagctctataTCATTGTTATACAGCATGTTCATGTGTGTGTCAAACAGTCAACATTTTGTACAATATCCTGACTTTACAAATTAACTGTTATTTCATGCTGCATTTATAACAagaactagatgtgtcaaagtgacacAAATGGCCCCATCTCACAATGTTGAAAAGtcagctcaaaatctggagTTGATAGAAAAAAGTGTGCA is a genomic window of Mytilus trossulus isolate FHL-02 chromosome 1, PNRI_Mtr1.1.1.hap1, whole genome shotgun sequence containing:
- the LOC134685626 gene encoding 1-acyl-sn-glycerol-3-phosphate acyltransferase epsilon-like isoform X1, encoding MRLTLFFFHNYVKAKVYVYGDIEDIQKRDENVIYLSNHQCTVDWIVACMLSEQKQCTGKVRYVMKSGLKYLPIYGFYCYQHSCVFVGRSGKFNGEKFVKELQYLKNNKIPVWLVIYPEGTRYNPELTEVIDKSKKYALDLGFKELHHVLTPRITALKSSLRELKDHVTAVYDVTIAYSNTYDTETRERTPAYGMPDFVMGKSPEIHMNVERINIKDIPIEDSKLQQWCYKQFAKKDRILTGFYDPNSNLYEKFPGESSLLTIKQRQTIPAFLFYTTTLLTVISYSDDSRDFYFKSSLCIMVGGLLWVSFKS
- the LOC134685626 gene encoding 1-acyl-sn-glycerol-3-phosphate acyltransferase epsilon-like isoform X2; translated protein: MYMVILKIYRKEMKMSSTFRITSVQHSCVFVGRSGKFNGEKFVKELQYLKNNKIPVWLVIYPEGTRYNPELTEVIDKSKKYALDLGFKELHHVLTPRITALKSSLRELKDHVTAVYDVTIAYSNTYDTETRERTPAYGMPDFVMGKSPEIHMNVERINIKDIPIEDSKLQQWCYKQFAKKDRILTGFYDPNSNLYEKFPGESSLLTIKQRQTIPAFLFYTTTLLTVISYSDDSRDFYFKSSLCIMVGGLLWVSFKS